One window of Trichoderma breve strain T069 chromosome 3, whole genome shotgun sequence genomic DNA carries:
- a CDS encoding aldehyde dehydrogenase family domain-containing protein has translation MITSINPYTEQAICSVFAAEELDVDRAVQAARKALKHPEWRLLSGTERGHLMNRLADLVDKHGEVLAAIETLDNGKPLSVSRSYDVPHFSEVLRYYAGWSDKNPGSVIDVGPKKMAYTVKQPVGVCGQIIPWNYPLDMAAWKLGPALSCGNTVVLKLAEQTPLSMLYVASLVREAGFPPGVINIINGRGGEAGAALARHPDVDKIAFTGSTATGKEVMRMAAGTLKAVTLETGGKSPLIVFDDANLEQAVRWAHEGIMANQGQVCTATSRLLVQDGIYDRFVERFKAFTEETSVLGDPFEPQTYQGPQVGKAQAERIMSYISSARDSGAEVFHPHKQPVPSKGYFTPPTILTNVGTKTAAFREEIFGPVAAVARFSTEEEALEIANATRYGLAGAVFTNDLGRAHRVARDLEAGMVWVNSSNDSDVRVPFGGVKESGLGRELGEDGLRGYYTVKAVHVNLTDE, from the exons ATGATAACGTCAATCAACCCATA CACTGAGCAAGCCATTTGTTCCGTATTCGCAGCTGAGGAACTCGATGTAGATAGAGCGGTTCAAGCAGCTCGAAAAGCACTAAAACATCCAGAATGGAGGCTGCTGTCCGGCACCGAACGCGGTCACTTGATGAATCGATTAGCAGATCTGGTAGATAAACACGGCGAAGTGCttgctgccattgagacGCTCGACAATGGCAAACCGCTGTCGGTATCCCGCAGCTACGACGTGCCGCATTTCTCCGAGGTCCTTCGCTATTACGCTGGATGGTCAGACAAGAACCCAGGCTCGGTAATCGATGTTGGCccaaagaagatggcctACACTGTGAAGCAGCCTGTCGGTGTATGCGGCCAGATAATCCCTTGGAATTATCCACTTGACATGGCAGCATGGAAACTCGGACCGGCGTTATCGTGTGGGAATACGGTTGTGCTCAAGCTGGCAGAGCAGACGCCCTTGTCCATGCTTTACGTGGCGTCGCTCGTCCGTGAAGCGGGTTTTCCTCCAGGAGttatcaacatcatcaacggaCGAGGCGGGGAGGCTGGCGCTGCTCTGGCGCGGCATCCAGACGTGGATAAAATTGCTTTTACTGGCAGTACGGCAACGGGCAAGGAGGTGATGCGAATGGCCGCCGGAACACTCAAAGCAGTCACTCTTGAGACGGGTGGTAAGTCACCGCTGATTGTTTTTGACGACGCAAACTTGGAACAGGCTGTAAGATGGGCGCATGAGGGGATTATGGCAAATCAGGGGCAAGTATGTACGGCCACGTCGAGGCTGTTAGTGCAAGATGGCATTTACGACCGTTTCGTGGAGAGATTCAAGGCCTTTACCGAGGAAACATCAGTCCTGGGCGATCCGTTTGAGCCTCAAACGTACCAGGGGCCGCAAGTCGGCAAGGCGCAGGCCGAACGCATCATGTCCTACATCTCATCCGCACGAGATTCTGGTGCCGAAGTCTTTCACCCGCACAAACAGCCCGTGCCATCCAAGGGCTACTTCACTCCGCCGACAATTCTCACAAATGTGGGCACTAAGACAGCTGCTTTTCGAGAGGAGATCTTTGGGCCGGTCGCAGCCGTTGCCCGATTCAGcaccgaggaggaggcacTGGAGATTGCCAACGCAACGAGATATGGACTTGCGGGTGCCGTCTTCACAAACGATCTGGGCAGAGCTCATCGTGTAGCTCGGGATCTGGAGGCTGGGATGGTGTGGGTGAATAGCAGCAACGACTCTGACGTGAGAGTTCCGTTTGGAGGGGTTAAGGAGAGTGGCCTGGGGAGGGAGCTTGGTGAGGATGGTCTGAGAGGATATTATACCGTCAAGGCGGTGCATGTGAACTTGACGGATGAGTGA